The genomic interval CAGAAGCCTTCTCGCTGAGCATGAATGTGGGCAGCACCGGGAACGGGCCTGGTACTCTGGGGAAAGCACTGGCATCGACCACCCTCAAGCCGCGAACGCCCCTCACTCTGAACTTGCTATCCAACACTGCGTTGGGGTCAGAGTCAGCTCCGATAGCACATGTGCTTGTCGGGTGGTGTCCGAAAATCTGGTTCTTGAGCCACTCAATGTCGGCGGCGTCATCGCATGTGCCGTCGGCCGACATTCCGCCGGAGCATGGCGGCTCAACAGGAGAAATTGGCCCGAGAGGAGCTGGCACAGAGGCAAATAATCTCCTCACAAACTTGACAGTGTCCAACTCAGCGGCCAGATCCATGGCCGTGCCAGCGTCACCTTCTTCGAACAAGTGAAAGTTGATGCTCGGCACATCTCTGGGGTCGgcgctggtgaggaggacttTACCGCCGCGCGACTGGGGTCCGATCTTGACGGTCGAGAAGCCAAACATGTTTGGCGGGTCGGGCACAATGCTATCAGTGGGTGGCCAAAAGCCTCTGAGTGCGAAGAGCCCGCCGACGAGAAACATGTCACGCTCGTTGTAAGCCGGCGAAATGCTTTTCCTAAAGACCGCGTTGAGAGTGGCCCCCTTCATGTACGGTCCCTGCTGGCTTTGCCAGAGCGTGACACAAGGGTCCCCGGGTGCTCCAAACCAGCAAGCAGGGTCGGCCGGGTCGGGGGGCGGAGTGGTGAGATTGCTGGCCGCGTGGCCGACGATGGGAACCTCGTAGTTGTCTTGCAGGTTGGTGCCCACACCTGGGAGGTTCTTCACCAGAGGAATACCAAAGGAAGCTAACTCTTCTGCTGGACCAATGCCCGAGAGCTTCAAGAGCTGGGGTGAGTTGAAGGTGCCACCGGACACAATGACTTCCTTGCGGGCAAAAGCGCAGCCCCATGTCCCATTGTTGGAAGCTGTGTTCCTGGGATCTGCTCGATAGACGGACTGCCCTTGGAGGTACTCAATACCTGTTGCCTTGGGCTTGCGGTGGGGGTGATTGATATCTTTGAAGGTCACCTTGGTCGCCAGAGTGTTGAGCTGAATCCAGAGCGGAtacttcttcttgccggcaGCGGTGAGGGCACTGGCGGTCTCCAGAACAAGATCTCGAGAGGAGAAGCGACGAGCATTCTCGTCCCAGTGAACGGCAGAACCAAATACACCCACACTCTGGTCGCGGGCCGGGTCAAGGGCGTTGACGTCGGCTGTCAGGTGGTCGACAATATTCAGAGGATCTTGACCGAGGTCGTCGGCAGCCTCAGCCATCACCGTGGTCATGTCGTCTTGCCCCACCCAAACAGATTCATCGCTCATGCTTGTGTCAAAATAACCGTTGAAGCCATGACCCGGAGTGCCAGATGGTAGATAGTGGTTGTTCTCTATACGAGCAAAGATGGATCGCATGGCGGTAGGGCTGAGAAGAGACGGGTTGTGACATTAGTTCTCTGCCGATTGCCGCGGGAAGAAAAATAAGGGGGTGAGAACTCACTTCCAACTTGTATCACCGGT from Podospora pseudoanserina strain CBS 124.78 chromosome 6, whole genome shotgun sequence carries:
- a CDS encoding hypothetical protein (COG:E; CAZy:AA3; EggNog:ENOG503PA8A), producing the protein MLRLTTTILTGLTIFAIPAFGGGGGGHGGYTKPEDNVYDYVIVGSGPGGGPLATNLAKAGHSVLLVEAGDDQSNNPTSEIGALFFLPYQDASMRWDFFVRNYANESRLLQHNHRVYRKTDGTFYVGTSPPAGATLLGIHYPRGGTLGGSSAVNAMSSVLPSDSDWQIIADLTGDTSWNPTAMRSIFARIENNHYLPSGTPGHGFNGYFDTSMSDESVWVGQDDMTTVMAEAADDLGQDPLNIVDHLTADVNALDPARDQSVGVFGSAVHWDENARRFSSRDLVLETASALTAAGKKKYPLWIQLNTLATKVTFKDINHPHRKPKATGIEYLQGQSVYRADPRNTASNNGTWGCAFARKEVIVSGGTFNSPQLLKLSGIGPAEELASFGIPLVKNLPGVGTNLQDNYEVPIVGHAASNLTTPPPDPADPACWFGAPGDPCVTLWQSQQGPYMKGATLNAVFRKSISPAYNERDMFLVGGLFALRGFWPPTDSIVPDPPNMFGFSTVKIGPQSRGGKVLLTSADPRDVPSINFHLFEEGDAGTAMDLAAELDTVKFVRRLFASVPAPLGPISPVEPPCSGGMSADGTCDDAADIEWLKNQIFGHHPTSTCAIGADSDPNAVLDSKFRVRGVRGLRVVDASAFPRVPGPFPVLPTFMLSEKASESVLADAHTW